In the Chloroflexota bacterium genome, one interval contains:
- a CDS encoding aldehyde ferredoxin oxidoreductase family protein, with protein sequence MHGYAGKILHVDLSNSKLWVEQPDEKFYRTYLGGSAMGLYYILKHTPAQIDAFDPRNTLTFFIGGATGAPISGNSRVSVNAKSPLVNGIGDAQAGGYWPAELKFAGFDGVVVYGKSPKPVYLWVHDGAYELRDAAHLWGKVTGDVDKILKAEYKDNDLEIFQIGPAGENKVRFAAVMNMSNRAAGRTGMGAVMGSKLLKAIVVRGHSKPSLADGKLLNVIHKDGAKKTVNEFTFGLLGTPGVVMGQQAGGGLPTHNWDAGVFDGAQDISGQRLYDEFLLKRETCFACSVRCKRVVQEESLKVDPVYGGPEYETLATFGSYCSVRDMPAVLKANELANAYGVDTISCGATVAFGMDLYENEVIGQAETGGVDLRFGNGAAMLDMMMKIFNREGFGNVLAEGSARAAKMIGHGAEDYVVACKGQEFPAHMPQVKRSLGLVYAVNAHGADHESSEHDTSYMPNSGAAALGRLHMLGLDNPQDKFVLNQEKVRFASRTMNLYGVLNSACLCNFVFGGSWQLYGPEEMLNVINMSAGWNMTMDEMMTVGERRQLMMRAFNSRDGLKRADDALPTKMFKPLTGGKSDGIALTEAEFDASVEYFYNENGYDDRGIPTRSRFESVGLGWVADEVEKVVPLTK encoded by the coding sequence ATGCACGGTTACGCCGGCAAAATCCTGCATGTTGATTTGAGCAATAGCAAGCTGTGGGTGGAACAACCGGACGAGAAATTCTACCGCACCTACCTGGGCGGCAGCGCCATGGGCCTGTATTACATCCTGAAGCACACGCCCGCCCAGATCGATGCATTCGATCCGCGCAACACGCTGACGTTCTTCATCGGCGGGGCGACGGGCGCGCCGATTTCGGGCAACTCGCGCGTCAGCGTCAATGCCAAGTCGCCGCTGGTCAATGGCATCGGCGACGCGCAGGCCGGCGGCTACTGGCCGGCTGAACTGAAATTCGCCGGCTTCGACGGCGTGGTCGTGTATGGCAAGTCGCCCAAACCGGTGTACCTCTGGGTGCACGACGGCGCGTACGAACTGCGCGACGCGGCCCACCTGTGGGGCAAAGTGACCGGCGACGTGGACAAGATTCTCAAAGCCGAATACAAAGACAACGACCTCGAGATCTTCCAGATCGGCCCCGCCGGCGAGAACAAAGTGCGCTTCGCGGCCGTCATGAACATGTCGAACCGTGCCGCGGGTCGCACCGGCATGGGCGCCGTGATGGGCTCCAAGCTGCTCAAGGCGATCGTCGTGCGCGGCCACAGCAAGCCCAGCCTCGCCGACGGCAAGCTGCTGAACGTCATCCACAAGGACGGCGCCAAGAAAACGGTCAACGAGTTCACGTTCGGCCTGCTCGGCACGCCGGGGGTCGTCATGGGCCAGCAGGCCGGCGGCGGCCTGCCGACCCACAACTGGGATGCCGGCGTATTCGACGGCGCGCAGGACATCAGCGGCCAGCGCCTGTACGATGAATTCCTGCTCAAGCGCGAGACCTGCTTCGCCTGCTCCGTGCGCTGCAAGCGCGTGGTGCAGGAAGAGTCGCTCAAAGTCGATCCTGTCTACGGCGGTCCCGAATACGAGACACTGGCCACGTTCGGATCGTACTGCAGCGTGCGCGACATGCCGGCGGTATTGAAGGCGAACGAACTGGCCAACGCTTACGGCGTGGACACAATCTCCTGCGGCGCAACCGTCGCGTTCGGCATGGATCTGTACGAGAACGAGGTTATCGGGCAAGCCGAAACCGGCGGCGTCGACCTGCGTTTCGGCAACGGCGCGGCGATGCTTGACATGATGATGAAGATCTTCAACCGCGAGGGCTTTGGCAACGTGCTGGCCGAAGGCTCGGCGCGCGCGGCGAAGATGATCGGGCACGGCGCGGAGGACTACGTGGTCGCGTGCAAAGGCCAGGAGTTCCCTGCGCACATGCCGCAGGTGAAACGCTCGCTCGGCCTGGTCTACGCCGTCAACGCGCACGGCGCCGACCACGAATCGTCGGAACATGACACGTCGTACATGCCGAACTCCGGCGCGGCGGCGCTCGGGCGGCTGCACATGCTAGGGTTGGACAACCCGCAGGACAAGTTCGTCCTGAACCAGGAGAAGGTGCGCTTTGCCTCGCGCACGATGAACCTGTACGGCGTGCTGAATTCAGCCTGCCTGTGCAACTTCGTCTTTGGCGGCTCGTGGCAGTTGTACGGGCCGGAAGAGATGCTCAACGTAATCAATATGTCGGCCGGCTGGAACATGACGATGGACGAAATGATGACCGTCGGCGAGCGGCGACAGTTGATGATGCGTGCGTTCAACTCGCGCGACGGGTTGAAGCGCGCCGACGACGCGCTGCCCACGAAGATGTTCAAGCCGCTGACCGGCGGAAAGAGCGACGGCATCGCGCTGACCGAAGCCGAGTTCGACGCCAGCGTCGAGTACTTCTACAATGAAAATGGCTACGACGACCGCGGCATCCCGACCCGCAGCCGGTTCGAGTCCGTCGGCCTTGGCTGGGTCGCCGACGAGGTCGAAAAGGTCGTCCCGCTGACCAAGTAG
- a CDS encoding glycosyltransferase family 39 protein, giving the protein MMIDSARFASRYRRPIECVLSIGLAWTAQWVMRSPVPVDGLALFAAAALLFAHSMRGIEPLSVPQPLLVEPPETARPISRPLLTMAWLASIIGFALFVAEQNGFGWLLWLASIALFVPSLWTHNAAPSRSTRAQWLEWAMLFVVLFIAIVPRLCANDQIPAGLWLDEAREGIAARQMLADPTYRPVYIPYVERPAHHMYLVALAFAFLGDTVSTLRSVATAFSLLNMLAAFLLFRRWFGGDARGGLLAAALLATMRYDLTLSRILFDANSTLFFMFTSAFLLDRGLRNRHQSDFALAGLVIGLGLGFYLPMRIYALLVISGGIAVAAAAAWRARSLAAVMAFRAHTLMFITGLWLASAPIVAYAVAKPDVFFDRNNSASVFYERAEPDLAVAVASSIIRHLGMFNASGDANGRHNLPGAPMFDDATGVLFMLGGALVLARLRRAPNAIMLVVFAAMMQAGALATDWEAPHALRAIGMLPAALYACTYGLTAVIKLAREQMGVRPRLAATAVTVLLLVIGWSNLDTYFNRQAHDDAVWRAHSIAETWTANEMRRLAPTHTIVLTERYREAPTIRFLAPDITPARTWDGAQQPLATDAGWQPTAIFLDESLAETAHAFAVVYPLAQIKTLTPPHGGAPVMYEILLPAQSP; this is encoded by the coding sequence ATGATGATAGACTCCGCGCGCTTCGCGTCCCGATACCGGCGGCCCATAGAGTGTGTGCTGTCCATTGGACTGGCATGGACGGCGCAGTGGGTCATGCGTTCGCCGGTGCCTGTGGACGGGCTGGCGCTATTCGCCGCTGCCGCCCTACTGTTCGCGCACAGCATGCGCGGCATCGAACCGCTGAGCGTCCCGCAGCCTCTGCTGGTCGAGCCGCCGGAGACTGCGCGCCCCATCTCCCGGCCGCTGCTCACCATGGCATGGCTGGCGTCGATCATCGGCTTTGCGCTGTTTGTCGCCGAACAGAATGGTTTCGGCTGGCTGCTTTGGCTCGCGTCAATCGCTCTCTTCGTGCCGTCGCTCTGGACACATAACGCTGCACCCTCGCGCTCAACCCGCGCACAGTGGCTGGAATGGGCCATGCTGTTCGTCGTGCTGTTTATCGCGATCGTACCGCGACTGTGTGCCAACGACCAGATTCCAGCCGGTCTCTGGCTGGACGAGGCGCGCGAGGGCATTGCCGCTCGTCAGATGCTAGCCGATCCGACGTACCGGCCGGTCTACATCCCGTATGTCGAGCGACCGGCACACCATATGTACCTGGTCGCGCTCGCATTCGCGTTTCTTGGCGACACAGTATCCACACTGCGGTCGGTTGCGACGGCGTTCAGCCTGCTCAATATGCTGGCGGCGTTTCTGCTCTTCAGGCGATGGTTCGGCGGTGATGCGCGCGGCGGACTGCTCGCCGCGGCGCTGCTCGCGACGATGCGCTACGATCTGACGCTGTCGCGCATCCTGTTCGACGCGAATTCGACGCTGTTTTTCATGTTCACATCGGCGTTCCTCCTCGACCGGGGCCTGCGCAACCGCCACCAATCCGATTTCGCGCTGGCCGGGCTGGTGATTGGACTTGGCCTCGGCTTCTACCTGCCGATGCGCATATATGCGCTGTTGGTGATCAGCGGCGGCATCGCTGTCGCCGCCGCTGCTGCGTGGCGGGCGCGCTCGCTGGCCGCCGTGATGGCATTCCGAGCGCACACACTGATGTTCATCACCGGGCTCTGGCTCGCCAGCGCGCCGATCGTCGCGTACGCCGTCGCCAAACCGGACGTTTTCTTTGACCGCAACAACAGCGCGTCGGTATTCTATGAACGCGCGGAGCCCGACCTGGCGGTCGCCGTAGCATCCAGCATCATCCGCCATCTTGGCATGTTCAACGCGAGCGGGGACGCCAACGGGCGGCACAACCTACCCGGCGCGCCGATGTTCGACGACGCGACCGGCGTGCTCTTCATGCTGGGCGGCGCGCTCGTGCTGGCGCGGCTGCGCCGCGCGCCGAACGCCATCATGCTGGTGGTGTTCGCGGCGATGATGCAGGCGGGCGCGCTCGCTACCGACTGGGAAGCGCCGCACGCCCTGCGCGCCATCGGGATGCTGCCGGCGGCGCTTTACGCCTGCACGTACGGACTGACCGCCGTCATCAAGCTTGCGCGCGAACAGATGGGTGTCCGACCACGCCTCGCCGCCACAGCCGTCACGGTACTGCTCCTCGTCATCGGCTGGAGCAATCTCGACACGTACTTCAACCGGCAGGCGCACGACGACGCCGTCTGGCGCGCGCACTCGATCGCCGAAACGTGGACCGCAAACGAAATGCGCCGGCTGGCGCCAACACACACCATCGTGCTGACCGAGCGCTACCGCGAAGCCCCGACGATCCGCTTCCTGGCACCCGATATCACTCCGGCGCGAACCTGGGATGGCGCGCAGCAGCCATTGGCAACCGATGCGGGGTGGCAGCCCACCGCGATCTTTCTCGACGAGTCGCTCGCCGAGACGGCGCACGCTTTCGCGGTGGTGTATCCGTTGGCGCAGATCAAGACGCTAACGCCGCCGCACGGCGGCGCGCCGGTTATGTACGAGATTCTCCTGCCGGCGCAATCGCCCTAA
- a CDS encoding O-acetyl-ADP-ribose deacetylase, whose protein sequence is MDTRRQDGRIELAEGDITRLRVDAIVNAANSSLLGGGGVDGAIHRAAGPGLLAECRRLNGCATGEAKLTGGYALPARYVIHTVGPVWRGGAYGEADLLAACYRNSLALARQHGLRSVAFPAISTGAYGFPLAAAARIAIATIRDVLSEDLVLEKAILVCFGRSAYETYATELSHSTAERP, encoded by the coding sequence ATGGATACGCGCAGACAAGACGGGCGAATTGAACTAGCGGAGGGCGACATCACGCGCCTGCGCGTGGATGCCATCGTCAACGCAGCCAACAGCAGCCTGCTCGGCGGCGGCGGCGTTGACGGCGCGATCCATCGCGCCGCCGGCCCGGGTCTGCTGGCCGAATGCCGCCGACTGAACGGCTGCGCCACGGGCGAGGCCAAGCTTACGGGCGGGTACGCGTTGCCGGCGCGATACGTGATTCACACCGTCGGGCCGGTCTGGCGTGGCGGTGCATACGGGGAGGCCGATCTGCTGGCCGCCTGTTACCGTAACAGCCTGGCGCTTGCCCGCCAACACGGTCTGCGCAGCGTGGCCTTTCCCGCGATCAGCACCGGCGCATACGGATTCCCGCTGGCCGCTGCGGCCCGGATTGCGATTGCCACTATCCGGGACGTACTGTCCGAGGACTTGGTGCTCGAAAAAGCGATCCTGGTTTGTTTCGGGCGCTCCGCGTATGAGACCTATGCCACTGAACTTTCACACAGCACGGCGGAACGCCCATGA
- a CDS encoding chromate resistance protein yields the protein MKWLTRERIRMDRVASAWLIKRFIDPAAEFIFAAGNDAAEQAARLAATPFVVPRAELSRQGDRITFDVILAKYNLGDPALRKMADIMRAADVSAQRGAQPESEGVRAIVHGFFLLDLPDPQALDLQLPALDALYRYCQEQTAPK from the coding sequence ATGAAATGGCTAACACGTGAGCGGATTCGTATGGATCGCGTGGCGTCGGCCTGGCTGATCAAACGCTTCATCGATCCGGCGGCCGAATTTATCTTTGCCGCCGGCAACGACGCCGCCGAGCAGGCCGCGCGCCTGGCGGCGACGCCGTTCGTTGTGCCGCGCGCCGAATTGTCGCGGCAGGGCGACCGCATCACCTTCGATGTCATACTGGCGAAATACAACCTCGGCGATCCGGCGTTGCGCAAGATGGCTGACATCATGCGCGCGGCCGATGTGTCGGCGCAGCGCGGGGCACAACCCGAGTCCGAGGGTGTGCGCGCCATCGTGCACGGTTTCTTCCTGCTGGACCTGCCGGATCCGCAGGCGCTGGACCTGCAACTACCGGCGTTGGACGCGCTGTACCGCTACTGCCAGGAACAGACGGCTCCGAAGTAG